The proteins below are encoded in one region of Brachyspira intermedia PWS/A:
- a CDS encoding ATP-binding protein has product MENIMNDKIVKMRIGFSSIVIFRDILKNKVIKKLIKFLEAYDDDNKNNEIKLIDYYSDFLYELFKYNNNIADYLLSYIFKDDNIYINKYIKKDNLDYNLEESLKNELNFFEFLSSFDFNTLFSEEYSNQISKLDCDEINFYELYKKHIEEMPNKGHGIFYENNMFTLDDKKNIIPAKHQDMQDIKHLYGYERERSKVIANTKSLLEGKKANNILLYGDAGTGKSSTIKAIANMFKDDGLRLIEVKKSQLSFITDIIEDLSFSPLKFIIFIDDLTFSSNDDTFSYLKAILEGGVNSFPSNVVVYVTSNYRHLIKENFQDRTGDDIHIEDTIQQIMSLTNRFGIIITFQRPDKDLFIDIVLSYAEINNIEMDKEELIKQAESYAIRSAGRSPRVARQFIESLL; this is encoded by the coding sequence ATGGAAAATATTATGAATGATAAAATAGTAAAAATGAGAATAGGGTTTTCTAGTATAGTGATATTTAGGGATATACTTAAAAATAAAGTGATAAAAAAGCTAATTAAATTTTTAGAAGCTTATGATGATGACAATAAAAACAATGAAATAAAATTGATAGATTATTATTCAGATTTTTTATATGAACTTTTTAAATATAATAATAATATAGCTGATTATTTATTATCTTATATATTCAAAGATGATAATATTTATATAAACAAATATATAAAGAAAGATAATTTAGATTATAATTTAGAAGAGTCATTAAAAAATGAATTAAATTTTTTTGAATTTTTATCTTCATTCGATTTTAATACATTATTTTCAGAAGAATATTCAAATCAAATATCAAAATTGGACTGTGATGAAATAAACTTTTATGAATTATATAAAAAACATATAGAAGAAATGCCTAATAAAGGGCATGGAATATTTTATGAAAATAATATGTTTACTCTAGATGATAAAAAAAATATTATACCGGCAAAACATCAGGATATGCAGGATATTAAACATTTATACGGTTATGAAAGAGAGAGAAGCAAGGTTATTGCCAATACTAAAAGTTTGCTTGAAGGTAAAAAGGCAAATAATATACTTCTTTACGGGGATGCAGGTACTGGAAAAAGCAGCACTATAAAAGCAATAGCTAATATGTTTAAAGATGATGGATTAAGACTTATAGAGGTTAAGAAAAGCCAATTATCATTTATAACGGATATAATAGAAGATTTAAGTTTTAGTCCTCTTAAATTTATAATATTTATAGATGATTTAACATTCTCTTCAAATGATGATACTTTCTCATATTTAAAAGCCATACTTGAAGGCGGAGTTAATTCTTTTCCTTCAAATGTTGTAGTTTATGTTACTTCAAATTACAGGCATTTAATAAAAGAAAATTTCCAAGACAGAACAGGAGATGATATTCATATAGAAGATACTATTCAACAGATAATGAGCTTAACTAACAGATTCGGTATAATAATAACATTCCAAAGACCGGATAAAGATTTATTTATAGATATTGTACTTTCTTATGCTGAAATTAATAATATAGAAATGGATAAAGAAGAACTTATAAAACAGGCTGAAAGTTATGCTATAAGAAGTGCCGGAAGAAGTCCTAGGGTAGCAAGACAATTTATAGAGTCTTTATTATAA
- a CDS encoding methyl-accepting chemotaxis protein: MKIKTRFIIFGIYTFIVTLLLIYLQFRIVRSVTGYSKIYQHTIKSSAIARQYQQNSAYLTQFVRSYVATANQKYEQAYNDCIGISGGTKPTPLNYDRGLYWSLYLGSGTKPYQDGQTKSYADVMKELNFSQDMFDLLALSKSRSEELVKLEVQAMDIIKSIPRNADGTIPDEYKGRQLEAIELVNGDEYERRVSEIMTPISQFFDKLESDNAIKLRAAAYEVRNDTILFFIGLLLVGSSVVVFLASLGKTIGKNLRLCVELASEISNGNLTAEIDERLCKGNGEFASLLKSFRDMISHLREIISRVLQSSKEISEAATEIAQGNTDLSTRTEMQASHLEETASSMEQIASTIKSSADNSVRGNQMMQDSEKSVQEAGEIIEATTNNIELVFEASNKITDITKIIENIAFQTNILALNAAVEAARAGEQGKGFAVVASEVRNLAQTSQSSVKDITSLIADANEKIKTATETARKSKEIFMDIEQKIEDTSRIMQDISAMAVEQQAGVDQVNIAVSQMDQSTQQNAALVEQATASSEGLMGQAKELVDLMHFFKV, translated from the coding sequence ATGAAAATAAAGACAAGGTTCATTATATTTGGTATTTACACTTTTATAGTTACTCTTTTGTTAATATATTTGCAATTTAGAATTGTAAGAAGTGTTACCGGATATAGTAAGATATATCAGCATACTATAAAGTCATCCGCTATAGCAAGACAGTACCAGCAAAATTCAGCATATTTAACTCAGTTCGTTAGAAGTTATGTGGCAACTGCTAATCAAAAATATGAACAAGCATATAATGACTGTATAGGAATATCAGGCGGAACAAAGCCTACACCATTAAATTATGACAGAGGTTTATATTGGTCTTTATATTTAGGAAGCGGAACTAAACCGTATCAAGATGGACAAACAAAATCTTATGCTGATGTGATGAAAGAACTTAATTTCTCTCAGGATATGTTTGATTTACTTGCTTTATCAAAGAGCAGATCTGAAGAATTAGTAAAATTAGAAGTTCAGGCTATGGATATAATAAAGTCAATACCAAGAAATGCTGATGGAACTATACCTGATGAATATAAGGGAAGACAATTAGAAGCCATAGAATTAGTTAATGGCGATGAATATGAAAGAAGAGTTTCAGAGATAATGACTCCTATAAGTCAGTTTTTCGATAAATTAGAAAGTGATAATGCTATAAAGTTAAGGGCTGCAGCTTATGAAGTAAGAAATGATACTATATTATTTTTTATAGGTCTATTATTAGTAGGTTCATCTGTTGTAGTGTTCTTGGCTTCTTTAGGAAAAACTATAGGAAAAAATTTAAGATTATGCGTAGAATTAGCTTCTGAAATATCTAATGGTAATTTAACAGCAGAAATAGATGAAAGATTATGCAAAGGTAATGGAGAATTTGCTTCATTACTTAAAAGTTTCAGAGATATGATATCACATTTAAGAGAAATTATTTCAAGAGTATTACAAAGCTCTAAAGAAATATCTGAGGCTGCTACAGAAATAGCACAAGGAAATACTGACTTATCAACAAGAACAGAAATGCAGGCATCTCATTTGGAAGAAACTGCTTCTTCTATGGAACAAATTGCCTCTACTATAAAATCTTCTGCTGATAATTCTGTAAGAGGAAATCAGATGATGCAGGATTCTGAAAAATCTGTTCAGGAAGCTGGAGAAATAATTGAAGCTACTACAAATAATATAGAATTGGTATTTGAAGCAAGTAATAAAATTACAGATATTACAAAAATAATAGAAAATATTGCATTCCAAACTAATATATTAGCACTTAATGCCGCAGTAGAAGCTGCAAGAGCAGGAGAACAAGGAAAAGGTTTTGCGGTTGTTGCTTCTGAAGTTAGAAACCTAGCACAAACTAGTCAATCTTCAGTTAAAGATATTACTTCTCTTATAGCAGATGCTAATGAGAAAATAAAAACTGCAACAGAAACAGCTAGAAAATCCAAAGAAATATTTATGGACATAGAACAAAAAATAGAAGATACTTCTAGAATCATGCAGGATATCAGTGCTATGGCAGTAGAACAGCAGGCTGGAGTTGATCAAGTTAATATAGCAGTATCTCAAATGGATCAATCTACTCAGCAAAATGCTGCTTTAGTAGAACAGGCTACTGCTTCTTCAGAAGGATTAATGGGACAGGCTAAAGAATTAGTTGATTTAATGCATTTCTTTAAAGTTTAA